In Saimiri boliviensis isolate mSaiBol1 chromosome 13, mSaiBol1.pri, whole genome shotgun sequence, the genomic window tgttaggacaAGCATGCCCacccacacccagttaatttaaaaatttttgtagagacagggtctcactatgttgcccaggctggtcttgatctcctgggctcaagtgatacacttgcctcagcctcccaaagtactaggactacaggtatgagccactgtgcctggttcacactttggaaaaaaaaaatctgtaaattaaATAATCGCATCGTCTTTCCTCACCAAAATACCTGTCGTAACactaaattttatattctgattCTTTCTggtcttttatttctaaatactgTGGTTGAACATATCTATTGTTCTATGCAAAATGGGAGATAAATTACCAGAGACCAGGATAATCAACttaaaatgtgtaattatttAATAGAGAATTGAGGCTAATGATAAGAGACAGTGCTTAATCAACAGTTGCTTCACTTTTGCTCCTTATCTTTTTATGAACTACTTCCTAAAAATTCATACTAAAATTTGCTATGTCATGTCAGGGCTTGCTTTAAATGTTATATGTATAAAGAGCATGTCTCATAATGTCACATTTAAACCAggacagtattttattttaaacagatgtcaaaatatttgtctttggttctcCTGTATGGTGGCACTATCGGAAATACCAGTTTACTCACCTGGCtgataaaatgttctttcttcacatggcttgAAATGTACCTAATAGAATCAGCAGCTTTTTCCAAAAAAGCAACCAGAACTTTTTCTCCATCACTAAgctgtttgtgtttctttttttcaaggaCTTTGCCTTTCACTACTGGTTGACTCTCCTCTTTCTCTGGGATCGAGTAGCGATCTACGTGGTCTTTCATGCAAAGTAACTTTGGAAGTTTCTGCAGAAAGAGCCTCTTAACCCAGGGGGCCATGGGGTGGTACGTGGAAGAAGATCTATGGTGAACGTTAATGACAAACACGGTAACAATGATGGACAGAGTCACGAAAATCATGATGAACAGCAGGTACTCTCCAATGAGTGGAATGACTTTGGAAGACGATGGGATGATTTCTTCAATCACTAAAAGGAAAACTGTCAGAGAAACCAAGACAGATGTGGATAATGAAAGTTTTTCTCCTTCATCCGAAGGTAAATAGAACACAAGAACTGTTAGGAAAGACAGCCCGAGGCAGGGGATGATGAGAAAGAGGGTATAGAATAAAGGCAGGCGTCTCAGGACAAAGGAATAGGTGATAAAGGGATAGGAGTACACGCCGTCCCTTCTGTTCCCCTTCATCCCCTTGGCGTTCAGTATTTCCCATTCTCCATTGTCAAAAAAGTCTTTTCTGTCAACATTTTCGTTGATCAAAATGAGGTCGACCATGGTGCCATCATAAGTCCAGGATCCAAACTTCATCGAGCAGTTCTGCCGGTCGAACGGGAAAAACGTGACGTCCATGGTGCAGGAGCTTTTGTAGCTGGCGGGAGGGGTCCAGACAACGGTTCCGTTTGATTTCACGATGACCTTAGTCATCAGGGAGCCTTCGAAACGGCCGTCAGCGCTGCAATCAAAGCAGTTTCACCTTAGCAGTTGGTGGAGCAcctgctagtttttgtttttttttcccagcattgactatttctattttatgactTTTCTACCACAACATCAgacaattgttttaaaagaaacaattatttcgtcatttaaagttgaattttttaaagtattttgcctGAATCAGAATTTTCTATTCCTAGTGTTAATTgaccaatttcattttcttttgtgattttacttttctttcttttttttttttttacttctttaaatatttattttttattttttccctataaGTAAGAAACAATGTGATACTTACTTTTCGAAGAGAACTATGTCAGGAAGCCACAGAGATTCTGATGGAACTTTAATAGAATGGATCCCACCATAATCATCAGGATTCCAGCGTAACTTGTGGTCTGTCCATTCCTGAAGGAAATTAGCATACTGTGACTTTATTCTGAAAGTTCAGTGTATAATATCTTGAGATCTTCAAGTTGCTGTTAGCTTACTAACAAGCCACTGTTTTATTATGAAAGGGAAATTCAAGCCACTGTTTTATTATGAAAGGGAAATTGTCCCGGTTGGACTGCGTGACCCTATTGAGGACTCAGTATGGGGTTTACCTTGAGCCAGCCTGGCCTCTGATCTCACCGAGGCCCACACACTTTGCATGTTAGGTATTTCCAAAATTACCATATCTGCCTCACCATGAAGAGGCTCTGCAACAAATGCCACTGATTCATGATCTGTCTTTTCAGCTTATTTTCtcttaagaaacaaataaaagaaaagcaggccggatgcggtggtgcatgcctgtaatcccagcactttgggaggcccaggcaggtggatcacaaggtcaagagattgagaccatcctgccaacatggtgaaaccctgtctctactaaaaatacaaaatttagctggacatggtggtgggcgcctgtaatcccagctacatggcaggctgaggcaggagaatcgcttgaacccaggaggtggaggttgtggtgagctgagatcgtgccactgtactccagcctggtgacacagtgagactccatctcaaaaaaaaaaaaaagaaagaaaagcaatgatgAGTTTAATTCAGTTTATTCTAGGGGAGTGGATTAAAGGAGAGTGGATACTTTAATCACAT contains:
- the CHRNB3 gene encoding neuronal acetylcholine receptor subunit beta-3, whose protein sequence is MMLTDFMLVLIVLGIPSSATTGFSSIAENEDALLRHLFQGYQKWVRPVLHSNDTIKVYFGLKITQLVDVDEKNQLMTTNVWLKQEWTDHKLRWNPDDYGGIHSIKVPSESLWLPDIVLFENADGRFEGSLMTKVIVKSNGTVVWTPPASYKSSCTMDVTFFPFDRQNCSMKFGSWTYDGTMVDLILINENVDRKDFFDNGEWEILNAKGMKGNRRDGVYSYPFITYSFVLRRLPLFYTLFLIIPCLGLSFLTVLVFYLPSDEGEKLSLSTSVLVSLTVFLLVIEEIIPSSSKVIPLIGEYLLFIMIFVTLSIIVTVFVINVHHRSSSTYHPMAPWVKRLFLQKLPKLLCMKDHVDRYSIPEKEESQPVVKGKVLEKKKHKQLSDGEKVLVAFLEKAADSIRYISSHVKKEHFISQVVQDWKFVAQVLDRIFLWLFLIVSVTGSVLIFTPALKMWLHSYH